A window of Sedimentibacter sp. MB31-C6 genomic DNA:
AATTATATTGTAATATTATGAAAAAATTATATGGTATAATATAGTCATAAGCAAAAGAAGTATTGGCTTAAGGCGTGGGGCAAATTTAATTGAGGAGTGTAAAAATGGCAAGAAGAAATAATCTATTTAAATGGCGGTATATAATATCATTTATGATGGTATTGTTATTACCTTTGTTGGTTACGCCAGATGTATTGGCAAACAGTTCTATTAAATTAATGGTAGATGGAGAGGACATTATTGCTACTCCAGAACCATTCATTCAAAATGATAGAACTTTAGTACCTATTCGTATTATTTCAGAAGAATTAGGTGCGCAAGTTAATTGGGATAATGATGATAGAACTGTCGAAATTATTAAAGATGACATGTCGGTGTTGTTGAGAATTGACAGTTATTTAATAGAGTACAATACGAATAATGAGAAAATATATAATTTAAGTGATGTTCCTGCTCAGATTATTGATGAACGTACATTCGTGCCTTTGAGAGTTGTTAGTAATGCATTAGGAGTAGGGATAGAATGGGATGATTTATCAAGAATGGTTTATATTGATTCTACTAAAAGTTCTAATATAGAAAATTTTTTTGACATACAAATTTCATCTGTAAACTCTGGACAAGTTATTAATGGTACTATAAATTTGAAATCAGTAATGTCAAATATAGAAAAAGCATCAGAAATAAAATACATATTGCTTAATAGAGATACTGCTAAAGGCTTTGTTATAGCTAGAGGAACTGATTTAGAAGCATCTTTTAAATGGAATCCAAGTATAGAGGATAATGGACAGAAGATACTTGTGGCTGCAATTTATGGCAGTAATGGAACGTTGTTGGCTGGTGATGCTATACCAGTAGAAGTAAACATAATTCCAAAAGTATATTTAAATGGAATGTACGAAAATCAGATAATAAAAAATTCAACTGAAATTAGTGCTAATTTGAACTTTACTCCTGCTTATGTAAAATATGAGATGATTCATAGCAGTACTGGCGATGTATATATATCACCTAAATGGGATCCTGAAGGTTCTTTTACAATGATTCCTGTAATGGAGGATAATGGTTATTTAGCTATTAAGGTAATAGCTTACGATATTAATGATAATTCTTATCCCAGTGATGCTGTAACTGTTAATGTTAATGTTTCTCCTCAAGTATCATTGAGAGGAGTTTCTAATTGGCAATCTATTGATGGACCTATAACTTTGCGTGCTTCAACAAACTTTAATGTAAGTGAAACTGAATATATAATGAGGGATACAATAACAGGTTCAGAAATTACATTATCCAAAGAAGGCTTTGGAAGCTACACATTGTTTCCTGGTCCTGATATGGCTGGGAAAAAGGAACTTTACGTAAAAGTAAAGGATACTATGGGACAAACATATACTAGTGCTCCTGTTTATGTTAATGTGTCTGGAACTCCTAAACTTTTGCTCAAGGGAATAGGACCTAATCAGGTTGTTACTGGAGATTTTGAACTTAATGTTTTAAGTAATGTTACGTTAGATAGTTTAAAATATACTATGGTTAACACAGTAACTGGAGTAGAAAGGGATATTGATAATGGGTATACACCTAGTCAAGGAGATACTGGAACATGGAAAATTAAAGCGGAAGGTATTTATAATTCGAATAAAAAAATAGAATCAGAATATGTTCAATTCACTATATATCAAAATAAAATATATGGACCTTTGCCAATAATAGAAAAAAATAAATTTATTGATATGGCTTCTGAATTAGCTAAAGATACATATGAAGATACAGGTATGTCTGCTGCTTTACAGACAGCTCAGGCAATACTTGAGACAGGATGGGGACAAAGTGTTCCAGTAGATAAGTATTCGGGACAATTTTCTTATAATTTATTCGGAATTAAGGGATCTGGTTCTGCAGGGTCAGTTATTTCTAATACATGGGAAGAATACAATGGTGTAGCTTATAGAGTTGATGATTATTTTAGAGCTTATAATAATATTAACGAAAGTTGGGATGACCATAATAAGTTGCTTCTTACAGCTGATAGATATAGTATCTATAGAGATGTTATGTATGATAGCAGTAAAGGTGCTTGGGCTTTAAGAAGAGCAGGATATGCTACAGATTCGCAATATCCAATTAAACTAATCGATATAATTAATCGTTATAATCTAAAAGCTTTAGACGAAATAGGGATATAAAAGTGTTCTAATTAAGTTAGCCTCCTAACATTTTAGGAGGTTACTTTTTTCTTGCATATTCTTTTGAGTTAGTATAGAATATACATGAAAACGTTTTTAATGAATAAATATGTAATAATAATATAAGGAGGATTTTAATGGATAAGGAGAAATTAAGCAAGATGGGTTTTTCGACAAGAGCGGTTCATGCTGGTTATCAAAAAAATGAATATGGTGCTTTAGCTACTCCAATTTATCAAACATCAACTTTTATATTTGATTCTGCAGAACAAGGGGGTAAAAGGTTCGCATTAGAAGAAGATGGCTATATTTATACAAGGCTTGGCAATCCAACTAATACTCAAGTTGAAAATAAACTTGCAAATTTAGAAAATGCGGAAGCTGCAGTATCAATGGGTTCAGGTATGGGAGCAATTACTTCTGTTCTTTGGGCAGCTTTAAAAAGTGGGGATCATGTATTGGCAGCAAAAACATTATATGGATGCACTTTTGCTTTTTTAAATCACGGATTATCAAGATTTGGAGTTGAAACTTCATTTATTGATATGTCTGATCCTGAAAATGTAAGAAGAGCTATAAGGCCAAATACAAAAGTTATTTATTTAGAAAGTCCTGCGAATCCAAATATGCTTATTTCTGACATTGAAGAAATTTCTAAAATAGCACATGAATTAGAGGGCTGTATTGTTGTAGTAGATAATACTTATTGTACACCTTATATTCAAAGGCCGCTGGAATTAGGTGCAGATGTAGTAGTTCATTCTGCCACTAAATATTTAAACGGTCATGGTGATGTTATAGCAGGATTTGCTGCTGGTAAACAGGAGTTTATAAATGAAGTTAGACTTGTTGGAATTAAAGATATGACAGGTTCTGTTCTTAGTCCATTTGATGCATATTTAATAAATAGAGGAATGAAAACATTAGAAATAAGGATAAAGAAACATTGCTCGAATGCTCAGAAGGTTGCACAGTTCCTAGAAGAACACCCTGCTATAGATAATGTTAGTTATCCAGGATTAAAGAGTTTTCCACAATATGATTTGGCTAAAAAGCAAATGAAGTTGCCTGGAGCTATGATTGCCTTTGAGGTTAAGGGGGGACTTAAAGCAGGTAGAACCTTGATGAATACAGTTGAATTGTGTGCTTTGGCAGTAAGTTTAGGAGATACTGAAACGTTAATTCAGCATCCTGCTTCGATGACACATTCACCATATACTCCTGAAGAAAGAGCTTTATCTGGTATTTCGGAAGGGTTAGTAAGATTGTCAATTGGATTAGAAGATGTCGAAGATATAATAGAAGATTTAAAACAGGCATTAGATAAACTGATATAACTTCTTTTCAATATTCTGTAGGGGACGCATTGTATGCGTCCCGCGGTTTGCATACAATGCAAACCCTACAAGTGAAATCGAAGTAGATTCATTATTCGTTTCCAACGTAGGCGACACAAGACCTTATTTACATGCTTTTTATGG
This region includes:
- a CDS encoding stalk domain-containing protein, giving the protein MARRNNLFKWRYIISFMMVLLLPLLVTPDVLANSSIKLMVDGEDIIATPEPFIQNDRTLVPIRIISEELGAQVNWDNDDRTVEIIKDDMSVLLRIDSYLIEYNTNNEKIYNLSDVPAQIIDERTFVPLRVVSNALGVGIEWDDLSRMVYIDSTKSSNIENFFDIQISSVNSGQVINGTINLKSVMSNIEKASEIKYILLNRDTAKGFVIARGTDLEASFKWNPSIEDNGQKILVAAIYGSNGTLLAGDAIPVEVNIIPKVYLNGMYENQIIKNSTEISANLNFTPAYVKYEMIHSSTGDVYISPKWDPEGSFTMIPVMEDNGYLAIKVIAYDINDNSYPSDAVTVNVNVSPQVSLRGVSNWQSIDGPITLRASTNFNVSETEYIMRDTITGSEITLSKEGFGSYTLFPGPDMAGKKELYVKVKDTMGQTYTSAPVYVNVSGTPKLLLKGIGPNQVVTGDFELNVLSNVTLDSLKYTMVNTVTGVERDIDNGYTPSQGDTGTWKIKAEGIYNSNKKIESEYVQFTIYQNKIYGPLPIIEKNKFIDMASELAKDTYEDTGMSAALQTAQAILETGWGQSVPVDKYSGQFSYNLFGIKGSGSAGSVISNTWEEYNGVAYRVDDYFRAYNNINESWDDHNKLLLTADRYSIYRDVMYDSSKGAWALRRAGYATDSQYPIKLIDIINRYNLKALDEIGI
- the megL gene encoding methionine gamma-lyase; protein product: MDKEKLSKMGFSTRAVHAGYQKNEYGALATPIYQTSTFIFDSAEQGGKRFALEEDGYIYTRLGNPTNTQVENKLANLENAEAAVSMGSGMGAITSVLWAALKSGDHVLAAKTLYGCTFAFLNHGLSRFGVETSFIDMSDPENVRRAIRPNTKVIYLESPANPNMLISDIEEISKIAHELEGCIVVVDNTYCTPYIQRPLELGADVVVHSATKYLNGHGDVIAGFAAGKQEFINEVRLVGIKDMTGSVLSPFDAYLINRGMKTLEIRIKKHCSNAQKVAQFLEEHPAIDNVSYPGLKSFPQYDLAKKQMKLPGAMIAFEVKGGLKAGRTLMNTVELCALAVSLGDTETLIQHPASMTHSPYTPEERALSGISEGLVRLSIGLEDVEDIIEDLKQALDKLI